The Acidobacteriota bacterium genome contains a region encoding:
- a CDS encoding LEA type 2 family protein, producing the protein MKRLALAAAFVLAFPASAQRRLTCGTVDSLEVTSLTRTRATAFLRTTLPASPPGSKIFFEGTIELANTRLPVVQPVMALVQHAEGSHEVVFLTELDFARVPADLLGRLHAAALDFTLEGSLRTSSGAPPTQVCAAGVLRVGTNDIRAVGPVGQDFARFGGARLAGLSLTETQGEASVLIYNPLSFPLDVKDLVYEIRSGDRKVASGERHGVRLHPGRENAIDLPVSAANTDLAVALAGAVASGGRVEGRLVAKISVKVGKDQAMTVPLDLPGTIQVGK; encoded by the coding sequence ATGAAACGACTCGCCCTCGCCGCCGCCTTCGTCCTCGCATTCCCCGCGTCCGCCCAGCGGCGCCTGACGTGCGGGACGGTGGATTCCCTCGAGGTGACGTCGCTCACGCGGACCAGAGCAACCGCGTTCCTTCGAACGACCCTGCCCGCCTCGCCGCCCGGATCGAAGATTTTCTTCGAAGGGACGATCGAGCTCGCGAACACCAGGTTGCCGGTGGTGCAACCGGTGATGGCGCTCGTCCAGCACGCCGAGGGCAGTCACGAGGTGGTCTTCCTCACCGAACTGGATTTCGCCCGCGTGCCCGCCGACCTCCTCGGAAGGCTGCACGCCGCCGCCCTGGACTTCACACTCGAAGGAAGTCTCCGAACCTCTTCGGGAGCCCCGCCGACGCAGGTCTGCGCCGCGGGCGTCCTTCGCGTCGGGACGAACGACATCCGGGCGGTGGGCCCCGTCGGCCAGGATTTCGCGCGCTTCGGCGGCGCGCGCCTGGCCGGGCTTTCGCTGACCGAGACGCAGGGAGAAGCGTCCGTCCTGATCTACAACCCTCTCTCCTTCCCGTTGGACGTCAAGGATCTCGTTTACGAGATCCGCTCCGGCGACCGCAAGGTCGCGTCCGGCGAGCGGCACGGCGTGCGACTCCACCCGGGCCGGGAAAACGCGATCGACCTGCCCGTCTCGGCCGCCAACACGGACCTCGCTGTCGCGCTCGCGGGCGCCGTGGCGTCGGGCGGGCGCGTGGAGGGACGGCTCGTCGCGAAGATCTCCGTGAAAGTCGGAAAGGACCAGGCCATGACGGTTCCGCTCGATCTCCCCGGCACGATCCAGGTGGGCAAATGA